From the Lolium rigidum isolate FL_2022 chromosome 2, APGP_CSIRO_Lrig_0.1, whole genome shotgun sequence genome, one window contains:
- the LOC124689402 gene encoding uncharacterized protein LOC124689402 produces MASIGSDGATLTDAGSPRSASARRDRDMTSRLQNARSLTIQLLKEITDDFSKERIIGQGAYGKVYVAKLENGTDIAVKMLHNTMPGVDDERFLRETISAETTYRALCSEYMQNGSLEKHLSDECNGLDWDTRYKIIKGTSDGLKYLHKGFEEPIYHLDLKPDNILLDMNMEPKLADFGLSRLFGQTKVTQTPLGTPGYVPWEFIHGKVISCKYDIFSLGVVIIKVHANWRNRIQETCYVSRQLEAYCNQVSICTEIALTCMENDRHKRPSIVDIVQRLNGTEAVINKALSWPATWHSNTKDELVKIGAFTGSEGIRDADTRSDFPVLVQVTAPPWRRMEEMPLPGVDIVVVFDRKSVIYSYRAAIRIVIDNLSSNDRVSFVWAGTHANRLMELTFMTPKRRADALALLEVVVEYVENRTDMAAGLREGAEILRGREEEESKSRVGCIVLLSDMKEVQDPSKEKRTSPAQEISTEFPVHAFGLANGHDPEVMKYIADTTSGTYSFCKESGLRDAMKLFMAGITKVAATSIKITLTAHEGIAISSIESGSYGNNVSLNKLSGEIDIRDIYAGEHKNFIVFLAVTEGKTKLVTIGGRYQCLNVMSKQLPNMDVSVLRPPLGCPPAKLAMHHGVAAELARIRLLKGLTQLVELGRRLMFVQMVHIWDHVRLSKDGHSAPEETLSRLGRYVDQMKSFTHNQNENPKQVPYLMSWLSCHQWQRATTKGQYYDSRAFALAKP; encoded by the exons ATGGCGTCAATTGGCTCTGATGGAGCTACGCTGACAGATGCAGGCTCTCCGCGCTCCGCCTCGGCCAG AAGAGACCGTGACATGACTAGCAGATTACAGAATGCAAGAAGTCTAACGATCCAACTATTAAAAGAAATCACTGATGATTTCTCTAAGGAACGGATAATTGGTCAAGGCGCATATGGGAAGGTCTACGTG GCAAAGCTTGAAAATGGAACAGACATTGCTGTGAAGATGCTTCATAATACCATGCCAGGAGTTGATGATGAACGATTCCTACGTGA AACAATTTCTGCTGAGACAACATACAGAGCGTTGTGCTCTGAATATATGCAAAACGGAAGCCTTGAAAAGCATCTTTCAG ATGAATGCAATGGACTTGATTGGGACACACGTTACAAAATTATAAAGGGGACATCTGATGGTTTAAAATACCTGCACAAAGGATTTGAAGAACCAATTTACCATCTGGACCTAAAACCAGACAATATATTGCTAGACATGAACATGGAACCTAAACTTGCAGATTTTGGTTTGTCCAGACTGTTTGGtcaaaccaaggtcacacaaactCCTCTAGGAACGCC AGGCTACGTGCCATGGGAATTCATACATGGAAAAGTTATCTCATGCAAGTATGACATATTTAGCTTGGGTGTGGTAATCATAA AGGTACATGCAAATTGGAGAAACCGGATCCAGGAAACATGTTATGTTTCGCGACAACTTGAAGCATACTGCAACCAAGTTAGCATATGCACGGAGATAGCACTAACTTGCATGGAGAATGATAGGCACAAAAGGCCAAGCATAGTGGATATCGTCCAACGACTCAATGGCACTGAAGCTGTAATTAACAAG GCATTGTCatggccggcaacatggcattcaAATACGAAAGATGAATTG GTGAAGATAGGAGCGTTCACAGGAAGTGAAGGGATTCGGGATGCCGATACGAGGAGCGATTTCCCAGTCCTGGTGCAGGTCACAGCGCCTCCCTGGCGCCGCATGGAGGAGATGCCGCTCCCTGGAGTTGACATTGTAGTTGTGTTCGACCGAAAGTCGGTGATTTACTCTTACCGTGCAGCCATTAGGATCGTCATCGATAACCTCAGCTCAAACGACCGGGTCTCCTTCGTGTGGGCCGGAACCCATGCGAACCGCCTAATGGAGCTCACCTTCATGACCCCCAAACGCCGGGCTGATGCCCTGGCCCTGCTAGAGGTGGTTGTTGAGTATGTCGAAAACAGGACTGATATGGCCGCCGGTCTGCGAGAGGGAGCCGAG atcCTGAGGGGGCGTGAAGAGGAGGAAAGCAAAAGCCGCGTAGGCTGTATTGTTTTACTGTCGGACATGAAGGAAGTACAGGATccctcaaaagaaaaaagaacgaGCCCTGCACAGGAAATCAGCACCGAATTCCCGGTGCATGCCTTTGGTCTTGCAAATGGACATGACCCGGAGGTCATGAAGTACATCGCTGACACGACTTCTGGCACCTACTCCTTCTGCAAAGAAAGTGGTCTACGTGACGCCATGAAGCTATTCATGGCAGGAATCACCAAGGTTGCCGCGACCTCCATCAAGATCACCCTTACGGCTCACGAGGGCATTGCCATATCATCCATTGAGTCTGGCAGCTATGGCAATAACGTGAGCTTAAACAAACTCTCCGGGGAGATAGACATCCGCGACATCTACGCCGGCGAGCATAAGAACTTCATTGTCTTCCTGGCAGTCACGGAGGGAAAGACCAAGCTTGTGACCATCGGTGGCCGGTACCAGTGCCTCAACGTGATGAGCAAGCAGCTTCCTAACATGGACGTTTCCGTCCTGCGACCACCCTTGGGGTGCCCGCCAGCAAAGCTGGCCATGCAccatggcgtggcggcggagctgGCACGGATCCGACTACTCAAGGGTTTAACGCAATTGGTCGAGCTAGGCAGGCGCCTGATGTTTGTGCAGATGGTACACATATGGGACCATGTAAGGTTATCCAAAGATGGTCACAGTGCACCTGAGGAGACTTTGTCGCGCCTCGGCAGGTACGTGGATCAAATGAAGAGCTTCACGCACAATCAGAACGAGAACCCCAAGCAGGTGCCTTACCTCATGTCATGGCTGAGTTGCCATCAGTGGCAGCGTGCAACCACCAAAGGCCAATACTATGACTCCCGTGCTTTCGCCCTAGCAAAGCCTTGA